From the Juglans microcarpa x Juglans regia isolate MS1-56 chromosome 3D, Jm3101_v1.0, whole genome shotgun sequence genome, the window TATTTAAAATAGTAAAGAGACCCACAAAAGagtacttttttgtttttaaattcaagttGATTTTTTCGTAATTAAAGGAGCCACGTGGGACTCTCCACAACATTCGGTATGCAAAATTCGGGAGTCTTCTTCGGAGGCTATAGCATTTCTGTTGTAGAATCTTAGGTATGCAGTGACGCATAATCAGTGGTGATGTCACTGATGTGAGGCTTGGACCATTTATGCGACCACGGTCCCTTTATTTCTCCACCTACATACCCTTTCCCTTGTAAACTCCAGAAGAATCAAAAtcgattttcaattttcaccgAGGGTTGCAGAATCTCTCTAATAATGTCTGGGGAAATCACGAGGAAAACTGCTTCCCCTTCTTCGCGACTCGATGGTCGGGTTGCAATCGTAACCGGTGCTTCGCGTGGCATTGGCCGTGAAATCGCCGTCCACCTCCACTCCCTCGGTGCAAGGGTTGTGATCAATTATGCTTCAAGCTCAACAAAAGCAGAGCTTCTAGCATCAGAGCTCAATGCCTCCTCAGCTCAGCCTCGATCTGCAATTGCAGTTGGAGCAGATGTTTCGGACCCAGATCAGGTAAAGCTGCTATTTGAAAGAACCGAACAAGAATTCGGATCGCAAATCCAGATTCTTGTAAACTGTGCTGGGGTGCTGGATCCAAAGTACCCAACATTAGCCAATACAACGGTGGAGGAATGGGATAGGACATTTAATGTGAACACAAAAGGAGCATTCTTGTGCTGTAGAGAGGCTGTTAATCGGTTGGCACGTGGAGGGGGTGGAAGAATCATCACGATATCAACATCGGTTGTGGGATCACTTCTACCAGGGTATGCAGCGTACGCAGCCTCCAAGGCAGCTGTAGAGACGATGATGAAAATAGTGGCGAAGGAGTTGAAGGGAACGGGAATAACTGCGAATTGTGTAGCACCAGGGCCTGTAGCAACCGAGTTGTTCTTTGCGGGTAAAACCGAGGAAACGATCAAGAGGTTGGTGGATGGCTGTCCTCTCGGCCGACTCGGGGAACCCAAGGATGTGACTCAGGTTGTGGGATTTTTGGCGAGTGATGCTGGGGAGTGGATTAATGGCCAGATCATTCGGGTGAATGGTGGATTTGTTGTTTAGATTAAAGCGTCTTTTGCTCTCCagtgtttaaattttaattcactCTACTTACTTTGTATtagtattattgtatatatattcagCGCATTGTAATGTTGCCGGATGCTTTCAACTATTTTGATCTGAATCCCCTTTTCGgcaggagagagagaacttTCAAACAATCACTATGGcgtgaaattatttttgggcaggagagagagagagagagagagagagagagaagtccGCTGGCTTTGATCACAAGAGCGAAACGCTTGCCTGCTAGATTCTCCTTTCCCCGATAGCGTCGGGTGACCTGAAAATTTGCACACAATATTTTGTTAATGGAacctaaaacaaacaaaaagaacaaactCATTGACATTATGACACACATCCTTTCAAACCTATGTATATTAATTTGCATAAAGGATTTACTAACAAAGCTCAACAAAAGAATAAGCTCAATAACATGCGCCATTCCAAGCCATCCATCCTAAGTTCCTAGCATTTTTTTAGGTACATTTTTCTACAGGGAAAAAAAGTCACAAGGAAATCGTcataattgagagagagagagatgatcaaaataaaagtaTTGGTAGGACAAATCTGACTTCAAACTTGGACATGTTAGATCTGCCATTATGCTCAAGCAGCTATCCAAAAAACTAATGATGAAAGGCTGAAGCGAATGCATATTGAAAGCAAA encodes:
- the LOC121255732 gene encoding NADPH-dependent aldehyde reductase-like protein, chloroplastic, whose product is MSGEITRKTASPSSRLDGRVAIVTGASRGIGREIAVHLHSLGARVVINYASSSTKAELLASELNASSAQPRSAIAVGADVSDPDQVKLLFERTEQEFGSQIQILVNCAGVLDPKYPTLANTTVEEWDRTFNVNTKGAFLCCREAVNRLARGGGGRIITISTSVVGSLLPGYAAYAASKAAVETMMKIVAKELKGTGITANCVAPGPVATELFFAGKTEETIKRLVDGCPLGRLGEPKDVTQVVGFLASDAGEWINGQIIRVNGGFVV